The following DNA comes from bacterium.
GCAGCGGCTTGTCCGTGTTATTGGTCAGGGTGGCCACGGTAAAGCCTTCGCCGCCAAACACCATGGTGGCCAGGTTGCCCACAACCTCGACCGACAGGTTAACCCCCTCGTCGTAATAGGCGATTTTGCCGCTGCTCACGCGAATTTTTTCACCCGGCTGCAGCACGCGCTCATGCGCCACGCCACCCGCGGCCATCATCACCAGCCCCGGGCCGGTGATTTTCTGCATCAGCAGGCCTTCGCCGCTTATTAAGGTGCGAAACGGCCGGAACTTACGATCAAAGCTCACATCCACGCTGTCTTCGCAGGCGATAAAGGCGCCCGGCTGGCAGAGAATCGTCTCACCCGCTTTTAATTCCCGTGTGATGATTTCGCCGGGAATCGCGGCGGAAATAACCACTTCCTGGCCATCGGCCAGGCTGTCGAACGCCACCAGTGCCAGCCCTTCACCGCCGATCATCCGTTTAAACGCGCCGCCCAGGCCTTTGCCTGCCAGGCTGGCATGCATGTCGATATCATTGTCCATTTCTACCATGCGGCCCGGTTCGGCCAGGATGGTCACTCCTTTGGGAATGGTGAGCTGCGCCAGGGGCAGTGCCTCGCCGCCTACCTGCCATTTAACGCCTTTGGCGGTGACGCCTTCGCGTATTTTACCGAGCTTCTCCGCCTGCGCGGCGGCTTCCAGCATGGTATCGGGCGTCTGGTCGGTCATGCGATGCTCCCTGAATTGAGGAGCACATCATGCCCATAAAAGGTTACGGCCAGATTACAGACCTTACTAAAGCTTGGAGATTTTATTGATATAAAGCATGATGATGGCGCCCAGAATCGGCCAGCCGAGCAGCCCGTAATGATCGCTCCGGCCGTTCAGCAGGTCGCGGTAGCCGGTATAGGTCTTGTCCCAGCACTTCTCAAATGCATCCTTGAAGGACACATCTTTCCAAAGCACGGCGATCATGTCCGGCACGAAATGGAAGAAAAACACTGTGATGCAGGCGCCCAGAAGCATGGGAAACACCACATTGCGAAACGTGCTTTTGAGGGAAACCGGTTCCTTGTCCCTCAAGGTTGAATCTGACATGCTCCCTCCATTGCCTTGCGCAGAATAATGGCTATTCTGGCGTTTATGCTTCCGTTTGTCCATCTCCGAGTCCACACGGCTTATTCCCTGTCCGAAGGCGCCCTCCGCCCGGAGGTGCTGGCCGCGTTCGCCAGGAAACACCGCATGCCCGCCATCGGCGTGGCGGACCGAAACAACCTCTTCGGCGCGCTGGAATGGAGCAAGCTGGCCAAGGATAGCGGCATCCAGCCCATTGTCGGCGCCACGTTGAACGTGCTGATGCCACAGGGCGCCGGCATGGCCATGGCCACGCGCCGCCATGCGCAGCTGCCGCTCTATGCGCAGAATGAGGAGGGCTACCGTCACTTGCTGGCCATCGTGAGCGATTCCTATCTCTCTCCCGCCGCCGACCCCGCCCCCTGCATTGATCTTGGCATGCTGCTGCACCGGGCCGAGGGCATCATCGCCCTCACCGGCGGGGCGGAAGGCCCCGTTGCCCGTCTGCTGCTGGAAGGCCGCGAGCAGGAAGCCGAAGACACGCTGATTGAGCTTCACCGCCTGTTCAAGGACCGGCTCTATGTCGAGATCCAGCGCCACGGCCTGCCGGAGGAGCGCGCCACCGAACCCAAACTGCGAGAGTTCGCGGCCAAACATAACCTCCCCATCGTGGCCACCAACCTCTGTTATTTTGACGAGGAGTCGATGTTTGAGGCGCATGACGCGCTCCTTTGCATCGCCGAAGGCCGCTACCTTGTCGAGGCGGACCGCCGCAAATCCAACCCCAATTACCGCTTAAAGTCGCAAGCCGAAATGGCCGAGCTGTTTGCGGATATGCCCGAAGCCCTGTCTAACAGCGCGCGCATCGCCATGCGCTGCGGCTATGCGTCTCCCAGCCGCGCGCCCATTTTGCCCCGCTTCATGGAATATCAGGAGAAGGCCGAGGGCGCGCCTGAAATCACCGAGGAAGAAGAGTTCCGCCGCGTCTCGCGTGAAGGTCTGGAATGGCGTTTGAACACCTATGTCTTCAAACCCGAGATGAGCGAGGAAGAGAAAAAACGCATCGGCGATGAATACCGCGAGCGTCTGGAATTTGAGCTCAGCACCATCGAGAAAATGCGGTTCCCCGGCTACTTCCTCATCGTGTCTGAGTTCATCCGCTGGGCAAAAGAGCATGAGATTCCCGTGGGGCCGGGGCGCGGCTCCGGCGCGGGCTCACTCGTGGCATGGGCCATGCAGATCACCGACCTTGATCCCATCCGCTACGGCCTGCTGTTCGAGCGCTTCCTGAACCCCGAACGCGTCTCCATGCCCGACTTCGACGTCGACTTCTGTCAGGACCGCCGCGACGAGGTCATCACCCACGTGCAAAGCATGTATGGCCGCGATCGCGTGGCGCAGATCATCACCTTTGGTAAACTCCAGGCCCGCGCCGTGCTGCGCGATGTGGGGCGCGTGCTGCAACTGCCCTACGGCCAGGTGGACAAGATCTGCAAACTCGTGCCCAACAACCCGGCCAACCCCGTCACGCTGCAGGAAGCCATCGACATGGAGCCGCTGCTCCGTTCCGCCATGAGCGAGGACGGCCAGGTGGCGCATATGGTGGCCATCGCGCTCAAGCTGGAAGGGCTTTACCGCCACGCCTCCACCCACGCCGCCGGCGTGGTGATCGGCGACCGCCCGCTGCACGAGCTGGTGCCTATGTACCGGGACCCGCGCTCCGACATGCCGGTGGTGCAATTCTCCATGAAATATGCCGAGATGGCGGGCCTGGTGAAGTTCGACTTCCTCGGTTTGAAAACCCTCACCGTGCTGCAATGGGCCGTGCGCCTGGTGAAGGAGACCGAAGGGCTGGAGCTCGATCTGCTCAAACTGCCCGAGGGCGACAAGGTAACCTATTCCATGCTGGGGCAGGGCGAATCGGTCGGCGTGTTCCAGCTCGAGTCCGCCGGCATGCGCGACACGCTGCGCAAGCTGAAGGCCGACTGTCTGGAAGACATCATCGCGCTTGTCTCGCTCTACCGTCCCGGCCCGATGGACAACATCCCGACCTATGTCAACCGCAAGCACGGCAAGGAAAAGCCGGACTACCTCTACCCCATGCTGGAGCCCTGCCTGAAGGAAACATTCGGCGTCTTCATCTATCAGGAACAGGTGATGGAAGTGGCCCGCGTGATGGGCGGTTACTCCCTCGGCCAGGCCGATTTGCTCCGTCGCGCGATGGGTAAAAAAATCAAGGCGGAGATGGACGCGCAGAAAGACACCTTCGTCAAAGGCGCGCTGGAAAAATCCGTCCCCCGCGAAAAAGCCGAGGAAGTGTTCGACCTCATGGCCAAATTCGCTAGCTACGGTTTCAACAAATCCCACGCCGCCGCCTATGCGCTGATCGCCTACCAGACAGCCTATTTAAAAGCCAATTATCCGGTGCAGTTCTTCACCGCGCTCATGGCGCTCGATGCGGGTAATACCGATAAGCTCCAGGTGTTCCGTCAGGATGCCGCCCGCATGGGCATCACCCTGCTGCCGCCGGACATCAACGCCTCGCGTGGCAATTTCAGCGTGGAGCCTTACAAGGGCGAGGGCAAGAAACCCCACCGCTATGCCATCCGCTATGCGCTTGGCGCCATCAAGAATGTCGGCATGGCCGCCATGGAAAAACTGGTGGAGGAGCGCGAACGCGGCGGGCCGTTCAAGGATATGTATGATTTCCTGAGCCGCCTGGATGACGAAACCCTCAACCGACGCAGCCTGGAATTCCTCATCAAGGCGGGAGCCTTTGACAAGCTTCATCCCAACCGCCGCCAGCTGGTGGAAAGCCTCGACGGCCTGCTCGCCTGGCATAGCCATCAGATGGAGGAAAAAACCAGCCAGCAGCAAAGCCTTTTCGGCGGCAGTTCGGATGTCGCGGTATCCAGCAAACCGGCGCTGCAGAATGTACCCGAATGGGGCAACACCGAAAAACTCGGGCACGAATTCACCGCCATCGGCTTTTATCTCTCCTCCCACCCGCTGGAATCCTACGGCCCCGCATGCCGCCAGATGGGTGTGGTCTTCTCCGGCCGTTTCGGCGAGTTGCTCAATGGCTCTTACCAGAGCGTGCAACTGGCTGGCATTGTGCTGTCGCGCAAAGTAAAGCTTTCCAACAAAGGCAAATTCGCCTTCATCGGCATTACCGACCCCCAGGGCAGTTTCGAGGTCTCTGTTTTCGACGAGGACATCCTCAACAAATACTGGAACGATCTGGAGGAAGGTTCGCGTCTGTGGATCCAGGCCGAAGGCAAGATGGATGAAAACGGCCCACGCCTGATCGCCAAGGCCATTCGCCCGCTGGATGATGTCATTACCGACCAGCAGAAGAACGGCAAATCCGGCCGCATCATGCAATGGCGGATGGATGTCAGCGCCCGTCTGAAGGCGGCGGAGCTGAAAACCATGCTGCCCGAGGCCAAACCCGCCCGCAAAGGCAATCTCACGGTCAAATTCATGCTGAAGGACGGCACCGGTCTTACGCTGCGCCTGCCGGGCCAATATGGCTTCTCCCCGGCTGATATGGAAAACTTACAGGCCTCGGCGGATATTCTTTCGCTGGAGTCCTTATGAAAACACGCCCGCTTCTTTCCTGCATCGCCGTTCTGCTGACCGCCGCCCCGGCCTTTGCCCAGTCCCAGTGGCTCGACAAGGATGCCGCCATCAGCCGCCGTGCCGCCCGCAGCCATTATTATTACCGCATGCAGCAGGTCTGCGAAGGCAGGGAAGGCGCCGCCATCAACGCCAAAGCCTGCGCCAAGGCCAAGGCGGACCTGGATGCCGTCAACCGTGGCGCAATGACCGGCACCTATACCTACACCACACCGCCATCACCCGCCTTCTGCGATGCCCACCCCGATGCCTGGGACTGCTCGCCCAACCAGCCGCCAGCCGTCGTACCCTCGCAACATTGTGACAACAACCCGCGCACGCGCGATTGCCCGCCGGATGAAGTGGTAAAACCGGCAAAGCCCTGGAAAATTCCGGAATAAACTGAAAACAAAAAGGCCGCCCCCCAATGCTAAAAACGGAGGGCGGCCCCTTGTCTTTTGCTCTGTTACGAGCGAGGCGAGTTGGGCCACAACGCGAAGCATGGACTATGGCCCCGCGCCATAATTGGCGCATGATCCCGGCCGTTAGGCCGGGCACTAAAGCTTAGCGGCTGTAATATTCGATAACCAGGTTCGGTTCCATCACCACCGGGTATGGCACTTCGGCCAGTTTCGGGCGGCGGGTATAGGTACCTTTGAACGGACCGTCGAGCGTGATGTATTCCGGCACGCTGCGCTCGGGGTTTTGCTGGGTGGAAATCACCATGGCGATCTCGCGGGATTTGTCTTTCAGCTCCACCACGTCGCCATCTTGAACGCGATAAGACGGGATGTTCACTTTTTTACCATTCACGCGGATATGGCCGTGGTTGACGAACTGGCGGGCGGAGAACACGGTCGGCACCAGGTTCATGCGGTAAACCACCACATCCAGGCGGCTTTCCAGCAACCCGATCAGGTTTTCGATGTTATCGCCCTTCAGGTTCATGGCTTCTTTGTAGATGTTACGGAACTGGCGCTCGCTAATGTTGCCGTAATAATGCTTCATCTTCTGCTTTTCTTTGAGCTGCAGACCGTAGTCGGACGTTTTGCGGCGGCGCAGCGGGCCATGCTGGCCGGGGCCGTAATCACGCTTGTTCACGGGGTCCTTGGCGCGGCCCCAAAGGCTGACGCCATATCGGCGGGATACTTTATATTTCGATTCGACGCGTTTCGTCATGGGTGGCTCCTTGGGTATGTTGATGTTACAACAGGCTTGTGCCTGCCGGTGCCACGTCTGGTTACTGAGAAACCTTGATGAAATATCTGGATTTTCCAGCAGGTGCGGCACGCCAGGCCACACCACGACCACCGTGGGAGGGTTGCTTTTAACGTGGCGCTCCACTATGTCAAGCGCTTAATATAAGGCGAAACAAGGAAAACAGGTGGAACAACAGGCCGAATCACAAGCAGAATGGCTAATCAGCAAGGCACGCGCCAATGGGGCGGATGCGGTGGAGGTTGTCTGGTCTGAAAGCCTGGAATCCGAGGTGAAATGGCGCCTCGGCAAGCTCGAAGGCGTGGAGCGGGCGGAATCCGCCGCTGTCGGCCTCCGTGTATTGGTCGGCAAGCGTCAGGCCAGCAGCTCCACCAACCTGCTGGATAAGGAAAACCTGGAAAAACTGGCCGCCCAGGTCGTGACGATGGCGAAGCTTGCGCCGGAGGACCCCTACGCCCGTCTGGCCAAACCGGGTGAATTCACCAAGGATAACGACCCCACCTCCCTCGAGATCAACGACCCCGAGGAGCTTTCACCCGAGCGCATGCGCGACATGGCTGCCGAGGCCGAGGATGCCGCCCGGGCGATAAAGGGTATCAGTAACTCGGAGGGTGGCGGTTGCAGCCAGAGCCGCAGCCACACGCTTCGCCTCACCAGCGAAGGCTACCGCAGCCGGGTGGCAAGCTCCAGCACCGGCATTTCCGTCTCCGTCCTGGCGGAAGATGAAAACGGCATGCAGCGCGATTACGACTATGCCCTGCGCCGCTGGGCGAGCGACCTTCCTTCACCTTCCGACATTGGCAAATCCGCCGCCGAACGCACCTTAAAGCGCCTGGGCGGCAAAAAAATGCCGACCTGCTCCGTGCCAGTGGTGTTCGACCCGCGCGTGGCACGCAGCCTTCTTTCCTCCTTTGCCAGCGCCATCAACGGCCAGGCGGTCGCCCGCAAATCCAGCTTCCTGCGCGACCGGATGGGCGATGCCATCTTTGCTGATACCATCACCATCATCGACGACCCGCGCATGCTGCGCGGCCTTTCCTCTCGCATGGCGGATGCCGAAGGCCTGCCCACCCAAAAACGCGAGATGGTGAAAAACGGCGTGCTGCAAAGCTGGTTTCTGGACCTCGCCACCGCCGCCCAACTGGACCTCACCTCCACCGCCCATGCCGGGCGAGGGCTTTCATCACCTCCCAGCCCCGGCAGCAGCAACCTCTACATTGCCAACGGCACGCGCAGCCCGAAAGAACTGCTTGCAGCCATCTCCACCGGCTTTTACGTCACCGAAACCTTCGGCATGGGCATCAACACCGTCACCGGGGATTACAGCCAGGGCGCGGCAGGCTTTTGGATCGAGAATGGCGAGCTCACCCACGCCGTGCATGAAATGACCATCGCCGGTCACATGAGCGACATCTTCGCCAAACTCGAAGCCGCCAACGACCTGAAATTCGACTACGCCACCAATAGCCCGACGCTTCTCCTGCCTCCCATGATGGTAGCCGGGGCATGACGGCCGCCTACACCACCATCGCGCTGTTGAAGCGCATCTGGCGGGATTACCTGAAGCCGCAATGGCGCATCATGCTGGTGGCGGGCATTTGCATGCTGCTGGAGGCGGGCTCCACCGCCGCCAATGCTTGGCTGATGCAGCCGGTGCTGGACGATGTCTTCATCAAAAAGAACGAGACTCTGCTCTGGATCATCCCCGGCGCGGTCTTCCTCCTTGCCATTGTGAAAGCCTTCGCCACCTACGGCCAGGCCACGCGCCTGCGCACCGTTGGGCAGCGCCTGATTTCCAACATGCAAAAGCAGCTTTATGCCCATCTGCTCAGGGCGGATGTGGCCATGTTCACACGCGAATCCACCGGCCAGCTTCTCTCCCGCCTGGTCTACGACACCACGCTGTTGCGTGAATCCGCCGCCAGCATCATGACCGTGATGATCAAGGAATTCGTCACGCTCATCTTTCTCCTCGGCGTCATGCTTCACCAGCATGTCACGCTCTCGCTGGTGGCGATGGTGGTCTTTCCGCTTGCCTTCTACCCCATGCGCCGCTTGAGCAAGCGCATGCGCAAGCTCTCCCACAGCATGCAGGGCGGACAGGGCGAACTCACCGCACGTTTCGAGGAAAGCTTCTCGGCCGTGCGCATCATCAAGGCGCATAATCAGGAAGCGGCCGAGGCCGATCGCATCGGCGGCCTGATCGAGACCATGTTTGGCCAATACGTCAAATCCTTCCGCGTCAAGGGCGCCTCCGCTCCGATGATGGAAATGCTCGCCGGTCTGGCGATTGCGGGGGTGATTTTCTATGGCGGCCATCAGGTGCTGGAAGGCCATACCACACCGGGCGCCTTCTTCTCCTTCATCACCGCCCTTATCATGGCTTACAAGCCGCTGAAGAGCTTGACCGGCTTCACCACCCTGCTGCAGGAAGGCCTGGCCGCCGCCGAGCGCGTCTTCCTCATCCTGGATACGCCGCCCTCTATAACCGACAAACCCGCTGCCCGCGAATTGCAGATCAACAAAGGCAACATCGCCTTCGACCGAGTCTGCTTTCATTATGCCGACGGCACCGCCGCGCTGGACAATGTCAGCCTCACCATCCCCGGCGGCAAGACGGTGGCACTGGTCGGCACAAGCGGCGCGGGCAAATCCTCTCTCGCCAACCTGCTCATGCGTTTTTACGACGTCAGCAGCGGCGCCATCACCATCGACAAGCAGGACGTACGCGACGTCACGCTTCAATCGCTCCGCGGCAACATCGCCCTTGTGACGCAGGAAAATCTTTTATTCGACGATACGGTCGCCGCCAACATCGCCTATGGTCTGCCCGATGCCACGCCGGAACAGATCGAGGCCGCCGCCAAAGCCGCCGATGCGCATCACTTCATATCCGCGCTCGCGCAGGGCTATGCCACGCGCATCGGCCCGCACGGCATGACGCTCTCCGGCGGTCAGCGTCAACGTCTTGCCATCGCCCGCGCCATGCTGAAAAACGCCCCCATCCTGGTGCTGGACGAAGCCACCTCCGCGCTGGACCCCGCCACCGAGGCCGCCGTGCAGGACGCGTTGAAAACGCTCATGAAAGGCCGCACCACCCTGGTCATCGCCCACCGGCTTTCGACCATCGCCGATGCCGACGAAATCATGGTGATGAAGGACGGCAAGCTGCTGGAACACGGCACGCATGACATGCTGCTGAAACAGGGCGGCGAATATGCACGCCTCTACAAAAGCCAGGGTGCCGCGCGATGAACACGGCTGCACGCAGCGAGAAGAAATTCAAACATCGCAGCCGCACGCGCATCCTGCTGCAATCCGTTCCTAAATTTCTGCTCAGGCGGAGCACGGTAAAGTGGTTGCTGGAATGGGTCGCCGCGCTCTATGTCCGTTTGGTGTTCATCACCTCCCGCTGGGAATGGATCGGTGATGCCGAATCCATCCGCCTGCTGCAAAAACCGGGTGAATCCGTCATCAGTGCTTTCTGGCACGGGCGGTTGCTGATGATGTTTTGTGCTTGGCGGCGAAACAACGACACCATGCATGTGCTGATTTCCGGTCATCGCGATGGCCTTTTCATTGCCAACGTCACCAACAAGCTGGGCATGAACGTGGTGGAAGGCTCCACCAGCAAAGGTGGCGCAAAGGCTGTGCGCAGCCTCATCGGCCTGCTGGCCGAAGGCGACAGCATGGCCATCACGCCAGACGGCCCCCGCGGCCCTCGCGGCAGCGTGGCCGATGGCGCGATGGTGCTGGCACGCCTGACCGGCAAGCCTGTGCTGCCCTTTGCGTTTGGGACCTCGCGTGGCATCCAGCTGAAGAGCTGGGACCGCTTTTTATTACCTTTTCCCTTTAGCCGCGGCGTTTTCGCCTGCGCGGCCCCGCTTCGTTTCTCGCGTGAGGATGACAATAAGGCCGCCAGCGAAAAACTTCGTCTCGCCTTGAACGAGGCCACCCGCATGGCTGACGAGGCCACCGGCAGGAACTACATCCCATGAGCCTGCCCCTTGCAGCCTATGGCCTGGTATCCACGCTGCTGCACCCGTTCGCGGCGCTCTGGCTTCGCCAGCGCACGGCCCGCGGCAAGGAGGACCGTACTCGTCTGCCCGAGCGCCTCGGCCACGCGCGCGGGCTGGCGCGTCCGGCGGGCGATCTGCTCTGGGCCCATGCCGCCAGCGTGGGTGAATCGCAGGCCGTGCTGCCCCTGTTGAAAGAACTCCGCGCCACCCATCCGGGCCTGCCCATCCTGCTCACCACGGGCACCAAAACCTCCGCCCAGTTCGTCTCCGGCAAACTGCCCGAAGGCGTGCTGCACCGCATGGCCCCGCTGGACACGTTTCCTTCCGTCACCCGTTTCCTCAATCACTGGCAGCCGTCGCGGCTCCTGCTGGTGGAATCCGAACTATGGCCGGTATGGCTATGGGCGCTGGGCAGGCGGCACGTTCCCGTTGCCGTCGTCAATGGCCGCATGTCCGAGAAATCCTACGCCATGTGGGGCAGGCTGCATGCGCTGGCAAAACCGATGATGCGTTACGTCTCCCTGGTACTGGCGCAGGACGGCCCGGATGGCGATCGCTTCCGCGCTCTGGGTGCGGAGGATGTTCACGTCACCGGCAACATCAAGTGGGACACGCCGCCCTTGCCCGCCAGCGAAAGCGAGCTGGAGCGCCTCCGCGCCGCGATCGGCAGGCGCTCGGTCTGGGTGGCCGCCAGCACCCATGCCGGGGAAGAGTCCCAGCTGGCCGAGGCCCACGCGCTCATCCGTCAGCATGTTAAAAACGCCCTGCTGATCCTCGCCCCCCGTCATCCCCATCGCGGTAATCAGCTGGTTGCCGATCTACGCGAGGCAGGCTTCAACCTCGCCCAGCGCAGCCAGAGCGAGCCCATCACTGCCAAAACGGAAATCTATCTGGCCGACACCATGGGCGAACTCGGCCTGTGGTACCGCCTGGCGCAGCTCGCGTTTGTCGGCGGCTCTCTCGTGGTGCATGGCGGGCAGAACCCGCTGGAACCCGCCCGCCTCGGCTGCCCCGTCATCGCCGGGTGGGACATGCATAATTTCGCCTCCATCACCCTGGCGCTGGAACAAAGCGGTGCGCTGGAACGCACGCCAACGCCCGCCGCCGTGGCCGAATCCGTGCTTCACCACTTCCAGAACAAAACCTATCTAGTCGCCCGCCGCAAGGCCGCGCTGGAAAGCGCCGGCAGCCAGTCCGGCGCCATTGCGCGCACCATGCGCCACGTGCAGCAATGGCTTGCCAGCCCGGTCGCGCTTCCGTAGGTTGCGCCTTATGCCTTTGCACACACCCCGTTTCTGGCAGACCAATAACTGGCTGGCGCAGCTCATGCAGCCGCTGGCCGCGCTGTATATCGGCATCGGCAAATTGCGCATGGCTCTCTCGCACCGCCGCATCGGCGCCGTTCCGGTGATCTGCATCGGCAATGTGGTGGCGGGCGGCGCGGGTAAAACCCCTACCACCCAGGCCATCCTTCGCCTGTTGCAGGACTGGGGCGTCTCCCCCTTCGTCGTGGCGCGCGGCTATGGCGGGCGCTTGAAGGGCCCCGTACGGGTGGATATCGCCGCCCACGGCCCCGCCGATGTCGGCGATGAACCGCTTATGCATGCGGGCGTGGCCCCCACCATCGTCAGCCGCAACCGCTACCAGGGGGTGAAAGCCGCCGCCAAAGCGGGCGCGCGGGTGGTGCTGATGGATGATGGGCTGCAAAACAGCACGCTTTCTCCTAATTTCAGCTTTCTGGTGCTGGACGGCGTCTATGGCCTCGGCAACGGCTACGTCATGCCCGCAGGCCCCCTGCGTGAACCCCTGAAAAAGGCCGTGCAACGGGTGGATGCCGCCATCCTGATCGGCGAGGACAAACACGGGCTGGCCGCGAAAGTCCCTTCCTACATCCCCGTCCTGCGCGCCCATATCGAGCCGGACGCCAACGCCGCGCGTCTGCTCACCGGCTGCAAGGTCATCGCCTTCTGCGGCCTTGCCCGCCCGGAAAAATTCTTCGACACCATGCGCACCATCGGGGCCGATGTGATCGAGACCATCGCCTTCCCCGACCATCACCTCTACCAGTCCGAGGATATTCAGGAGCTGATCGACCACGCCCGTAGCGTCCCGGCCTACCTGGTCACCACGCAAAAGGACTGGGTGAACATACCCACCCGCTTCCACGGCCATATCCAGACGCTTCCCATTCGCCTGAAATTCGAGGATGAAGCCGCCGTGCAGAAACTGATTCTTCCCTTGCTTGTCCAGCCGCAGAAAAAGCCGAGATAGCCAATCGGCCCATTCCATGCGATAGAAGGGGACGGGATACCGAACAGATGAAACCACGCAAACACGCCCCCAAAAAACATGTCCTTGAAGCAGGGCTTTTGCGCCTGATGCTGAACGGCTTTCGCCTGCTTCCGCTGGATGCCGCCTCCTGGCTGATGGGTTTTCTGGCGCGCCTGCTGGGGCCGATGACCGGCGCGCAGAAAAACGGGAACCGCAACCTGAAAACGGTCATGCCCGAGCTCAGCGGGGCAGAGCGCCGCCGCATCCTGTCCCAAGTATGGGATAACCTGGGCCGCGTGAGCGCGGAAATGCCTTTTCTCGGTAGTCATGTTCTGGCAAAACGCATCACGGTCAGAAACCCCGAGGTGCTGCATCATGTCCGTGAAAGCGGCAAGCCCGCCATCTTCGTGGCCGGGCATTACGGC
Coding sequences within:
- the lpxK gene encoding tetraacyldisaccharide 4'-kinase, with amino-acid sequence MPLHTPRFWQTNNWLAQLMQPLAALYIGIGKLRMALSHRRIGAVPVICIGNVVAGGAGKTPTTQAILRLLQDWGVSPFVVARGYGGRLKGPVRVDIAAHGPADVGDEPLMHAGVAPTIVSRNRYQGVKAAAKAGARVVLMDDGLQNSTLSPNFSFLVLDGVYGLGNGYVMPAGPLREPLKKAVQRVDAAILIGEDKHGLAAKVPSYIPVLRAHIEPDANAARLLTGCKVIAFCGLARPEKFFDTMRTIGADVIETIAFPDHHLYQSEDIQELIDHARSVPAYLVTTQKDWVNIPTRFHGHIQTLPIRLKFEDEAAVQKLILPLLVQPQKKPR